One part of the Thermococcus litoralis DSM 5473 genome encodes these proteins:
- a CDS encoding ABC transporter substrate-binding protein: MRKVAIVLVLLIFGVVIAGCIGQTQTTPTTTETAEEKVTSTTTTTNTVSETQTPAPKYPLTIVDFAGREVTIEKEPQKIVSLAPSITETLYFIGALDKVVGVTKFDNYPENVQEGRTVVGGFSDPSIEVIASLNPDLIVGTSMHLKYLEQLEKIAPVIIIDPKSIDEIYKAVELLGEVTNKEEKANEVVNNMRSKIEEIKSKVMDAPKVKVFYIVWSDPLMSAGNGTFIHDLITLAGGENIFGDTQGWPQVSIEEVLARNPEVIILPPHAGMNAEDLCNTQLVNTDAVKTGRVYTLSSDDIVSRPSPRIVKGLEEIAKFLHPDVFNFTYQPLVCEATAG, translated from the coding sequence ATGAGGAAGGTAGCCATTGTGCTGGTACTGCTTATATTTGGGGTTGTTATAGCGGGTTGCATCGGGCAAACTCAAACCACCCCTACCACAACAGAAACTGCTGAAGAAAAAGTGACATCCACGACAACCACAACAAATACAGTAAGCGAAACCCAAACTCCTGCTCCTAAATATCCATTAACTATAGTTGATTTTGCCGGAAGGGAAGTCACCATAGAGAAAGAGCCTCAAAAAATAGTATCTCTAGCGCCTAGTATCACGGAAACCCTTTACTTCATAGGTGCTCTCGACAAAGTTGTTGGAGTGACAAAATTCGACAACTACCCGGAGAATGTTCAGGAAGGAAGAACCGTTGTTGGAGGATTTTCTGATCCTAGTATAGAGGTGATAGCATCTTTGAATCCGGATCTTATAGTTGGTACTTCAATGCATCTCAAATACTTAGAGCAACTTGAGAAGATAGCCCCAGTTATAATCATTGACCCAAAGAGTATAGATGAAATCTACAAAGCAGTTGAACTTTTGGGAGAAGTTACGAACAAAGAGGAGAAAGCAAATGAAGTCGTGAATAACATGCGAAGTAAGATTGAAGAAATAAAATCAAAAGTAATGGATGCTCCGAAAGTAAAGGTGTTCTACATAGTTTGGAGTGACCCATTGATGAGTGCCGGTAATGGAACCTTTATCCACGATCTCATAACATTGGCAGGGGGAGAAAACATCTTTGGAGATACTCAGGGCTGGCCGCAAGTAAGCATTGAAGAAGTCTTGGCAAGAAATCCAGAAGTAATAATCCTTCCTCCACATGCGGGAATGAATGCGGAGGATCTCTGCAATACTCAGCTTGTGAACACTGATGCCGTAAAAACTGGGAGGGTTTACACTCTAAGCAGTGATGACATCGTTTCAAGACCAAGCCCAAGAATAGTTAAAGGACTAGAGGAGATTGCGAAGTTCTTACATCCAGATGTGTTTAACTTCACATATCAGCCTCTCGTATGTGAAGCTACGGCAGGCTGA
- the cobS gene encoding adenosylcobinamide-GDP ribazoletransferase produces MRNIIPFMTRVPIRGDFEKARNEVWAFPLLAIITSSLPTLILYLDLPMKNILAILSLYSIIGLLHLDGLADWADGIMVKGDRERKIEAMKDLNTGIAGIFAVVMVLFIQIYSLNHLPFYAIFLAELNSKYAMLLALATKKPLGSGLGWYFMEKMNKRQLAVGTLLYSILIFPIGFYNPKAIFSVVGLLVGAYVMKVSIDNFGGLNGDCIGAIAEITRAGTLLLMAFVFMLLE; encoded by the coding sequence TCATTCCCTTTATGACAAGAGTCCCAATAAGGGGAGACTTCGAAAAAGCTAGGAATGAAGTATGGGCCTTTCCCTTGCTTGCTATCATTACCTCCTCTCTACCTACTTTGATTTTATACCTTGACCTTCCTATGAAAAACATCTTAGCAATTCTCTCGCTTTACTCCATAATAGGCCTGCTCCACTTGGACGGGCTAGCCGATTGGGCCGATGGAATTATGGTTAAAGGAGACAGAGAAAGGAAAATTGAAGCCATGAAAGATCTGAACACTGGCATAGCTGGAATTTTTGCTGTTGTAATGGTACTTTTTATTCAGATATACTCTCTAAACCATCTCCCATTTTATGCAATATTTCTAGCTGAGCTGAACTCAAAGTATGCAATGCTCCTTGCTTTAGCCACCAAAAAACCACTTGGATCAGGATTAGGATGGTATTTTATGGAAAAGATGAACAAAAGGCAATTGGCTGTTGGCACCTTGTTATATTCAATCCTCATCTTCCCTATAGGATTTTATAACCCAAAGGCCATTTTTTCAGTTGTTGGACTTCTGGTTGGTGCATACGTCATGAAGGTTAGTATAGACAATTTCGGAGGTTTAAACGGGGACTGCATTGGAGCAATAGCGGAGATAACAAGAGCCGGAACACTTTTACTTATGGCTTTTGTATTTATGCTATTGGAATGA
- a CDS encoding DUF2281 domain-containing protein: MQEIEKVLSKLPPELKKEVFDYAEFLLKKYREKKRKGFTFSWEGKVKSGLSSVELQHKALEWRA; the protein is encoded by the coding sequence ATGCAAGAGATCGAGAAAGTTCTCTCCAAACTTCCTCCCGAGCTTAAAAAGGAGGTTTTTGATTATGCAGAGTTCCTTCTTAAAAAATATCGGGAGAAAAAAAGAAAGGGATTCACGTTTTCATGGGAAGGCAAAGTTAAGTCGGGGCTTTCCTCAGTTGAACTTCAACACAAGGCTTTGGAGTGGAGGGCTTGA
- a CDS encoding type II toxin-antitoxin system VapC family toxin produces MFLVDTNVFLEILLGQKKKEEAKKFLSENIDRLYMTDFSLHSIGVILFKLRKPEVFEEFIEDVLPNVEILSLPVESYPELIRIHKTFNLNFDDAYQCAVANVFDLTVVTMDTDFTKALNYVKILFL; encoded by the coding sequence ATGTTTCTTGTGGATACAAATGTTTTCTTGGAGATCCTTCTTGGTCAAAAGAAGAAAGAGGAGGCAAAGAAATTTCTTTCTGAGAATATTGATAGACTTTATATGACAGATTTTTCTCTGCACTCAATTGGAGTGATACTTTTCAAATTAAGAAAACCAGAGGTTTTTGAAGAATTCATAGAAGATGTTCTTCCAAATGTGGAGATTCTCTCTTTACCAGTAGAGAGCTATCCAGAACTCATTAGGATACATAAGACCTTTAATCTTAATTTCGACGATGCCTACCAGTGTGCTGTTGCAAACGTTTTTGATCTTACAGTAGTTACTATGGACACGGATTTCACAAAAGCTTTGAATTATGTAAAAATCCTCTTTTTGTGA
- a CDS encoding cobyric acid synthase: MGRALMIQGTSSGAGKSLLALALCRILTNLGYDVVPFKSQNMSLNSAPSIEGGEISRAQYLQALACKKKPSVRFNPILLKPEGNMRSQVVFMGKPIGSVSAREYMLSTKEELFKRAMRVLDELMHSHDVVVIEGAGSPVEINLKDYDIANMRVARHANAKVILVADIDRGGSFASIVGTMELLSEEERELVMGFVFNKFRGDKSLLEPGFGYLEQRYRKRVLGVIPYVDHKLPEEDSLAEFPKVKGDLHIQIIKLPHISNFTDFEPLHWANGVDYVTKADEIEGDLIIIPGSKNTVEDLLWMRENGIEDAIIQAHCEGSFVVGICGGFQMLGKEIIDNVESKRGKVRGVGLLPAKTIFTMEKRTNHLKSEILWEQAKKMEVEGYEIRMGRSTSERPFSIIKEINGAKVFEPEGAIGERSFGTYLHGIFHNFAFTERLLNMLRLEKGLESLSLKEWSLEEEIERFSRVVEENLDLNYILSELGV, translated from the coding sequence ATGGGTAGAGCTTTGATGATCCAAGGCACTTCTTCAGGAGCTGGAAAATCTTTATTGGCCCTTGCACTGTGCAGGATTCTTACAAATCTCGGCTACGATGTGGTTCCCTTCAAAAGCCAGAACATGAGTTTAAATTCTGCTCCAAGCATTGAAGGGGGAGAAATAAGCAGGGCTCAATATTTGCAAGCTTTGGCATGTAAGAAGAAACCTTCTGTGAGGTTCAACCCCATTCTTCTAAAACCTGAGGGGAACATGAGAAGTCAAGTAGTTTTTATGGGAAAGCCCATCGGAAGTGTCTCAGCCAGAGAATACATGCTTTCCACCAAGGAGGAGCTCTTTAAAAGAGCCATGAGGGTTCTAGATGAGCTTATGCATAGTCATGATGTTGTAGTAATTGAGGGAGCGGGTTCCCCTGTGGAGATAAACTTGAAGGATTATGATATTGCAAACATGCGGGTTGCAAGGCATGCAAATGCCAAAGTTATTCTCGTGGCTGACATAGATAGGGGAGGTAGTTTTGCTTCAATAGTAGGCACGATGGAGCTTTTAAGCGAGGAGGAAAGGGAGCTAGTTATGGGATTTGTTTTTAACAAGTTTAGGGGCGATAAATCTCTCCTTGAACCCGGCTTTGGATATTTGGAGCAGAGATATAGGAAGAGGGTCTTGGGAGTTATCCCCTATGTGGATCACAAACTGCCAGAGGAAGATTCCTTAGCAGAGTTTCCTAAAGTTAAAGGTGACTTGCACATACAGATCATCAAGCTTCCACATATAAGCAACTTCACCGATTTCGAGCCCCTTCATTGGGCCAACGGTGTTGATTATGTGACAAAAGCCGACGAGATTGAAGGAGATTTAATAATTATTCCAGGGAGCAAAAACACGGTGGAAGATTTGCTCTGGATGAGGGAGAACGGAATTGAAGATGCCATAATTCAGGCTCACTGCGAGGGTTCATTCGTTGTCGGTATTTGTGGCGGCTTTCAGATGCTTGGGAAGGAGATAATAGACAATGTCGAGTCAAAGAGAGGCAAGGTTAGGGGCGTCGGTCTTCTGCCAGCTAAAACGATCTTCACGATGGAAAAGAGAACCAACCACCTGAAATCAGAAATACTGTGGGAGCAAGCCAAGAAAATGGAAGTTGAGGGCTACGAGATAAGGATGGGACGTTCCACAAGTGAGAGGCCGTTCTCAATAATAAAGGAGATAAACGGTGCCAAAGTCTTCGAGCCCGAGGGAGCTATAGGTGAGAGAAGCTTTGGAACGTATCTCCACGGAATCTTTCACAACTTCGCATTCACAGAGCGGCTTTTAAACATGCTTCGCTTGGAGAAGGGTCTTGAGTCCTTAAGCCTCAAGGAGTGGAGCCTAGAGGAGGAAATTGAAAGATTTTCCAGAGTCGTGGAAGAAAACTTAGACCTCAATTACATCCTAAGTGAACTTGGGGTGTAG
- a CDS encoding GTP--adenosylcobinamide-phosphate guanylyltransferase has protein sequence MIIILAGGKSTRMGKEKPVLKIADKEMLLWVYNESSKIDETLVALSKNTPKTRELCLRERIPFVNTPGRGYVEDVQWLLKEFGPFVSVSADLPFVKACDIALIRSELEKKKTSITGVLPLNIVPKDLGVATYRGYAIVGINGVSYEGEEFVELRNPLLALNVNTPREIELANRIAKLLHPKFT, from the coding sequence ATGATAATCATCTTAGCGGGTGGAAAATCTACCAGAATGGGAAAAGAAAAACCAGTATTGAAAATAGCAGATAAAGAAATGCTCCTCTGGGTTTACAATGAGAGCTCAAAGATAGATGAAACCCTTGTTGCCCTCTCGAAGAACACACCAAAAACCAGGGAACTATGCCTCCGGGAGAGGATTCCCTTCGTCAACACGCCAGGAAGGGGATATGTTGAAGACGTTCAGTGGCTCTTGAAGGAGTTTGGGCCATTTGTAAGCGTCTCAGCCGATCTGCCTTTCGTAAAGGCGTGTGATATTGCCCTTATAAGGAGCGAGCTTGAAAAGAAAAAAACCAGCATCACTGGAGTTTTGCCTTTAAACATCGTGCCAAAAGACCTTGGAGTTGCAACTTACAGAGGATACGCAATTGTAGGAATTAATGGAGTTTCCTATGAGGGAGAAGAATTCGTTGAGCTAAGAAACCCCCTTTTGGCTTTAAACGTGAACACACCAAGAGAGATTGAACTTGCAAACAGAATTGCCAAGCTCCTACACCCCAAGTTCACTTAG